Genomic window (Geoalkalibacter ferrihydriticus DSM 17813):
GACGGGCGTTTTCAAAGTCCCATCATCTCACGTCTCAAAGTCATGAGTGAGCTCGACATCTCCGAGCGGCGCATCCCCCAGGACGGCCGTTTCAAAGTGCGGGTCGGTGGACGCTCCATAGATTTTCGCGTGTCCATCATGCCTAGCATTTTTGGCGAAGACGCGGTTATCCGGATTCTCGACAAGGAAACCATTGCCGCCGATTTCAAGGGGCTGACCCTGGAGATCCTGGGTGTTTCCGAGCGCGAAATCCAACGTTTCCGGCGTAAGATTCGCGAACCCTACGGGATGGTTCTGGTCACCGGACCCACCGGCAGCGGCAAGACCACCACTCTGTATGCCGCGCTGACTGAAATCAACACCCAGGAAGATAAAATCATCACCATTGAAGACCCTGTTGAATATCAACTCAAGGGCGTGGTACAGATTCCCGTCAACGAAAAAAAAGGACTGACCTTCGCTCGCGGGTTGCGCTCCATCCTGCGCCACGATCCCGACAAGATCATGGTCGGCGAAATACGCGACCCGGAAACCGCCCAGATTGCCGTGCAATCGGCGCTTACCGGCCATCTGGTGTTCACCACGGTGCATGCCAACAACGTCTTCGATGTGCTCGGGCGGTTTCTGCACATGGGCATCGACCCCTATAATTTCGTCAGCTGCCTCAACGTGGTCCTCGCGCAGCGTTTGGTGCGCAAAATCTGCCCTCACTGTCGTAAGGCGGTGGCTGCCGATCGCGAAGCCATCGAAGAGGCGGGGCTTGAATGGGAGAAATACAAGGGCGTGACATTTTACGAAGGCGAAGGCTGTAAGGAGTGCCGCGGCATGGGATTTCTCGGGCGCAGCGCCATTGTCGAGATGCTGGAACTCAACGACGAGCTGCGCGATTTGATTTTGAGCAAGGCGCCTGTGTCGCAACTCAAGCGCGCCGCAGCAAGCTTTGGTACGGTTTTTCTGCGCGAAGGAGCGGTGGAGAAGGTGCTTGAAGGCACCACCACCCTCAAGGAGATCAACCGCGTGACCTTTGTGGAAAGGAACTGAGTTCGTGTTGCGTCGCTGCTATCTCGGACTCAGCATCAATGCCGCGCGATTGCAGGCCGTAGCTCTGCGTCGGCAGGGTAAGGGGGTGCAGTTGCAAGGGGCGCGTGCCTTTGACCTCAAGCCTGGTGCCCTGGTCCCCTCCCTGCGCGAGGCCAATCTGAAGGATCCCGGCGCCCTGACAGAGGCCCTGGGAGAGGTGCTCGCGCCTCTTGCGGGACGTGAGGATCGTCTCGCAGTGTCTCTGCCCGATCAGGCCGGACGCGTGATGCTGGTGGAGATGGAAACGCCCTTTAAGACCAAGCAGGAGGGCCTTGAGATTCTGCGCTGGCAGCTCAAGAAGAGCCTGCCAAGCGAACTCAACGACATCTGCCTCGATTTTCAGGTGCTCAGCCGCAGCGAAACGGGTCGCCGGCGGGTGGTGGCTTCGCTGATGGAGCGCGCCGTTCTTGACCAGTATCAGGACGTGGTGGAGCGGGCTGGCTACCATGCGGTGCTGGTTGATTTTCACGCCTTCAATCTTTACAACTACTATCGCACCCGGGTCGATATGGGTGAGGATTTTGTTTTTATCGG
Coding sequences:
- the pilM gene encoding type IV pilus biogenesis protein PilM, with translation MLRRCYLGLSINAARLQAVALRRQGKGVQLQGARAFDLKPGALVPSLREANLKDPGALTEALGEVLAPLAGREDRLAVSLPDQAGRVMLVEMETPFKTKQEGLEILRWQLKKSLPSELNDICLDFQVLSRSETGRRRVVASLMERAVLDQYQDVVERAGYHAVLVDFHAFNLYNYYRTRVDMGEDFVFIGIEGKVLNVEIFQGRSLVFHRVRDIAENAEQVFQELNRTLVGFQGGLQALRRSAAYLHTDWETREVLRDVLTSLFEKEPQLLSPHLERLLPAAADKSKLPEASIVDAVGAGERLLWGTA
- a CDS encoding GspE/PulE family protein; translated protein: MGALAPAQTELILQRMQTSGKTFGETGMEEGLFTDETLAQALARQFHLEYIDLVGFTPDPELQATLPPGLANRYQVLPLERRDEGLVVAISNPTDVGTLDSLELILNTGLILKVASRTRIKRLLERNAGSQRVLQEASEDFKLQLVKETDKGEEVLSLEKLTADTSPIIRLIDSTLYDALNRRASDIHIESNLDGVVIKFRVDGVLYQATEPLDGRFQSPIISRLKVMSELDISERRIPQDGRFKVRVGGRSIDFRVSIMPSIFGEDAVIRILDKETIAADFKGLTLEILGVSEREIQRFRRKIREPYGMVLVTGPTGSGKTTTLYAALTEINTQEDKIITIEDPVEYQLKGVVQIPVNEKKGLTFARGLRSILRHDPDKIMVGEIRDPETAQIAVQSALTGHLVFTTVHANNVFDVLGRFLHMGIDPYNFVSCLNVVLAQRLVRKICPHCRKAVAADREAIEEAGLEWEKYKGVTFYEGEGCKECRGMGFLGRSAIVEMLELNDELRDLILSKAPVSQLKRAAASFGTVFLREGAVEKVLEGTTTLKEINRVTFVERN